Proteins encoded in a region of the Streptomyces violaceoruber genome:
- the ruvX gene encoding Holliday junction resolvase RuvX, whose translation MSTPENDQADGPKIRRGRRLAVDVGDARIGVASCDPDGILATPVETVPGRDVPAAHRRLRQLVAEYEPIEVVVGLPRSLKGGEGPAAAKVRRFTQELAKGIAPVPVRLVDERMTTVTASQGLRASGVKSKKGRSVIDQAAAVIILQQALESERVSGRPPGEGVEVVI comes from the coding sequence GTGAGCACGCCCGAGAACGACCAGGCGGACGGCCCCAAGATCCGCCGCGGCCGCCGCCTGGCCGTCGACGTCGGCGACGCCCGCATCGGGGTCGCGTCCTGCGACCCCGACGGCATCCTCGCCACCCCGGTGGAGACCGTCCCCGGCCGCGACGTCCCGGCGGCGCACCGGCGCCTGCGGCAGCTGGTCGCGGAGTACGAGCCGATCGAGGTCGTCGTCGGCCTCCCCCGCTCCCTCAAGGGGGGCGAGGGGCCGGCCGCCGCCAAGGTCAGGCGCTTCACGCAGGAGCTGGCCAAGGGCATCGCGCCCGTCCCGGTCCGGCTGGTCGACGAACGCATGACGACGGTCACCGCCAGCCAGGGACTGCGCGCCTCCGGGGTGAAGTCCAAGAAGGGCCGGTCCGTCATCGACCAGGCCGCCGCCGTGATCATCCTCCAGCAGGCCCTGGAATCCGAACGGGTGTCAGGCAGGCCACCCGGCGAGGGCGTCGAAGTGGTCATCTGA
- the mltG gene encoding endolytic transglycosylase MltG, which yields MTEYGRGPGSEPWHPEDPLYGDGGWGGQQAQAGQQSPYGGQPQQYPEQQAQQGYGDWSNGGQASYGDGQPQYDQYAHQHPEPQYDPYGQQQYDQHQYGQQQYDQQYAPQAQPQQGYDNGGWSGGAHPQAQYPADPSDPYGQQAGGYGAEQPDFYGTPEAYPPPEPPTRRRAEPEPQRTDWDPGPDEGEHAFFAGGDADGDDDAPGDGRESREERRTRGGGKPKKRRSGCACLVVCLVLGGGVAGIGYFGYQFYQDRFGAAPDFAGGGNGEQVTVTIPKGAGGSTIGQELKRQGVVKSVDAFISAQQSNPRGKSIQDGVYTLQKEMSAESAVELLLSPKSRSNLIIAEGRRNADVYKLIDKRLEVKAGTTAEVAKSEYKSLGLPDWALNHKDVKDPLEGFLYPSSYSAAKGQKPADVLKQMVARANEQYEKIGLEQKAEGLGLEGPWELLTAASLVQAEGKTHEDFRKMAEVIYNRLKTDNTETNQKLQFDSTFNYLMGQSKIHISESEINTNPDPYNTYYHRGLPPGPISNPGEEALQAALNPTEDGWIYFVATDGVKKTEFAKTHDEFLKLKDKFDASSGN from the coding sequence ATGACTGAGTATGGCCGGGGCCCAGGCTCCGAACCGTGGCATCCGGAGGACCCGTTGTACGGGGACGGCGGATGGGGCGGACAGCAGGCCCAGGCGGGTCAGCAGTCCCCCTACGGCGGCCAGCCGCAGCAGTATCCGGAGCAGCAGGCGCAGCAGGGTTACGGCGACTGGAGCAACGGCGGCCAGGCGTCGTACGGCGACGGGCAGCCCCAGTACGACCAGTACGCCCACCAGCACCCCGAACCGCAGTACGACCCGTACGGTCAGCAGCAGTACGACCAGCACCAGTACGGTCAGCAGCAGTACGACCAGCAGTACGCACCCCAGGCCCAGCCGCAGCAGGGCTACGACAACGGCGGCTGGAGCGGCGGCGCACACCCCCAGGCGCAGTACCCGGCCGACCCGTCCGACCCCTACGGACAGCAGGCCGGCGGCTACGGCGCCGAGCAGCCCGACTTCTACGGCACCCCCGAGGCGTACCCGCCGCCGGAGCCGCCCACCCGCAGGCGCGCCGAGCCCGAGCCGCAGCGCACCGACTGGGACCCCGGACCGGACGAGGGGGAGCACGCCTTCTTCGCCGGCGGGGACGCGGACGGGGACGACGACGCGCCGGGCGACGGCCGCGAAAGCCGGGAGGAGCGCAGAACCAGGGGGGGCGGCAAGCCCAAGAAGCGCCGCAGCGGATGCGCCTGTCTGGTGGTCTGCCTGGTACTCGGCGGCGGCGTGGCAGGCATCGGGTATTTCGGCTACCAGTTTTACCAGGATCGTTTCGGCGCGGCCCCGGACTTCGCGGGCGGCGGCAACGGCGAGCAGGTGACCGTCACCATCCCCAAGGGCGCGGGCGGTTCCACGATCGGCCAGGAACTCAAGCGGCAGGGCGTGGTGAAGAGCGTCGACGCGTTCATCTCCGCCCAGCAGAGCAACCCCCGCGGCAAGAGCATCCAGGACGGCGTGTACACGCTGCAGAAGGAGATGTCGGCCGAGAGCGCGGTCGAACTCCTGCTCAGCCCGAAGAGCCGCAGCAACCTGATCATCGCCGAGGGCAGGCGCAACGCCGACGTCTACAAGCTCATCGACAAACGCCTCGAGGTGAAGGCGGGCACCACCGCCGAGGTCGCCAAGTCCGAGTACAAGAGCCTCGGCCTGCCCGACTGGGCGCTGAACCACAAGGACGTCAAGGACCCGCTGGAGGGCTTCCTCTACCCGTCCAGCTACTCGGCGGCCAAGGGGCAGAAGCCCGCGGACGTGCTCAAGCAGATGGTGGCACGTGCCAACGAGCAGTACGAGAAGATCGGCCTGGAGCAGAAGGCGGAGGGACTCGGCCTCGAAGGCCCGTGGGAGCTGCTCACCGCCGCGAGCCTGGTGCAGGCCGAGGGGAAGACGCACGAAGACTTCCGCAAGATGGCCGAGGTCATCTACAACAGGCTCAAGACCGACAACACCGAGACGAACCAGAAGCTCCAGTTCGACTCGACCTTCAACTACCTCATGGGCCAGAGCAAGATCCACATCAGCGAGTCCGAGATCAACACCAACCCGGACCCGTACAACACCTACTACCACCGGGGCCTGCCGCCCGGACCCATCAGCAACCCCGGCGAAGAGGCCCTGCAAGCGGCGCTCAACCCCACCGAGGACGGCTGGATCTACTTCGTGGCCACCGACGGCGTGAAGAAGACCGAGTTCGCCAAGACCCACGACGAGTTCCTGAAGCTGAAGGACAAGTTCGATGCCAGCTCCGGCAACTGA
- a CDS encoding shikimate dehydrogenase — MPAPATDRRRAAVLGSPIAHSLSPVLHRAAYAELGLADWTYDHFDVDEAALPGFFEGLGPEWAGLSLTMPLKRAVIPLLDSVSETAASVDAVNTVVLTEDGRRTGDNTDIPGIVAALREHGIEKVESAAILGAGATASSALAALARICTGEVTVHVRSEARAAEMRGWAERLGVDVRLADWADAAEALRAPLVVATTPAGATDALAAAVPEMPTTLFDVLYDPWPTALAARWSAHGGAVVSGLDLLLHQAVLQVEQMTGRAPAPLAAMRKAGEHALADR, encoded by the coding sequence ATGCCAGCTCCGGCAACTGACCGGCGCCGGGCCGCCGTGCTCGGCTCCCCGATCGCCCACTCGCTCTCCCCGGTGCTGCACCGCGCCGCCTACGCGGAGCTGGGCCTCGCGGACTGGACGTACGACCACTTCGACGTGGACGAGGCGGCCCTGCCGGGCTTCTTCGAGGGACTCGGGCCCGAGTGGGCGGGGCTGTCGCTGACCATGCCGCTCAAGCGGGCGGTGATCCCGCTGCTCGACTCGGTCAGCGAGACGGCGGCCTCCGTGGACGCGGTGAACACCGTCGTCCTCACCGAGGACGGCCGCAGGACCGGCGACAACACCGACATCCCCGGCATCGTCGCCGCCCTGCGCGAGCACGGCATCGAGAAGGTCGAGTCCGCCGCGATCCTCGGCGCCGGCGCCACCGCGTCCTCCGCGCTCGCCGCGCTGGCCCGGATCTGCACCGGCGAGGTCACGGTCCACGTGCGCAGCGAGGCCCGCGCCGCCGAGATGCGGGGCTGGGCGGAACGACTCGGCGTCGACGTGCGCCTCGCCGACTGGGCGGACGCCGCGGAGGCACTGCGCGCCCCGCTGGTCGTGGCCACCACCCCGGCCGGTGCCACCGACGCGCTCGCGGCCGCCGTCCCCGAGATGCCCACCACGCTCTTCGACGTGCTCTACGACCCCTGGCCCACCGCGCTCGCCGCCCGCTGGTCGGCGCACGGCGGTGCCGTCGTCAGCGGCCTGGACCTGCTGCTCCACCAGGCCGTGCTCCAGGTGGAGCAGATGACCGGCCGGGCGCCGGCACCGCTGGCCGCCATGCGAAAAGCGGGGGAGCACGCGCTCGCGGATCGCTAG